One window of the Acaryochloris sp. CCMEE 5410 genome contains the following:
- a CDS encoding type IV pilin-like G/H family protein: protein MFSLIPSYYRLRQYPENGLTLLELLVSVVIVGILSAVAVPSMFQQSLKARQAAAKSYIGSVNRAQQTYRLEFPVFANSMANLEIDLPLASDQYTFQFGITNSTLGEFQAIPNNNDLDAITGCVFATIVVGSSATTTSSMLEQSGVGGAPAVPPSC, encoded by the coding sequence ATGTTTTCGCTTATCCCTAGCTATTACAGACTCCGGCAATACCCCGAGAACGGTTTGACCCTTTTAGAGCTACTGGTCAGTGTTGTGATTGTGGGTATTCTGTCTGCTGTAGCTGTGCCATCCATGTTTCAGCAATCCCTGAAAGCACGACAAGCTGCTGCTAAAAGCTATATTGGCTCAGTCAATCGAGCCCAGCAAACCTACCGGTTAGAATTTCCAGTGTTTGCGAATAGTATGGCCAATCTCGAAATTGATTTGCCCCTTGCATCGGATCAATATACCTTTCAATTTGGCATTACAAACTCTACGCTGGGAGAATTTCAAGCCATCCCCAATAACAATGATTTAGATGCGATCACAGGCTGTGTATTTGCGACGATTGTTGTGGGATCTTCTGCAACCACTACTAGCTCGATGCTAGAACAGTCTGGGGTAGGGGGAGCACCTGCAGTCCCACCGTCCTGTTGA
- a CDS encoding TetR/AcrR family transcriptional regulator — MSPKIVDREAKRQAILAAAIAVFAEKGYHATKMADIAHKAEMGKGTLYEYFRTKEELPKSIFGLMLEAFDQEIAQLEQAHTDPVEAIMAGIQLCFQDLDEFAYVTPLVFEILGNKDLDRSIGLSEDFKQWLESINQFFIAQIQAGQAQGQISSKLSAPIFARMLVSILDGMATHYCMFHFQPDFFSAQVNVLEDMVRSYIKNLRTDTSTKVST; from the coding sequence ATGAGCCCTAAAATTGTTGACCGAGAAGCTAAACGCCAAGCGATTCTGGCCGCTGCGATCGCAGTCTTCGCCGAGAAAGGGTATCACGCTACCAAAATGGCCGACATTGCCCACAAAGCTGAGATGGGCAAAGGCACCCTTTATGAGTATTTCCGCACCAAGGAAGAACTTCCCAAAAGCATTTTTGGCCTGATGCTCGAAGCATTCGATCAGGAAATTGCGCAACTAGAGCAAGCTCATACTGATCCTGTGGAAGCAATCATGGCCGGAATTCAACTCTGTTTTCAGGATCTAGATGAATTTGCTTATGTCACTCCCTTAGTCTTCGAAATTCTAGGCAATAAAGATCTGGATCGGTCGATTGGGTTAAGTGAGGACTTTAAACAATGGCTGGAGAGCATCAATCAGTTCTTTATTGCTCAGATTCAAGCCGGTCAAGCCCAAGGGCAAATCTCGTCAAAGCTCTCTGCCCCCATTTTTGCCCGCATGCTGGTCAGCATCTTAGATGGGATGGCAACCCATTATTGTATGTTTCACTTTCAACCCGACTTTTTTTCCGCTCAAGTCAACGTCCTAGAGGATATGGTTCGTTCTTACATTAAAAACTTGAGAACTGACACCAGCACAAAGGTGTCTACCTAG